The Anaerolineae bacterium genome has a segment encoding these proteins:
- the coaBC gene encoding bifunctional phosphopantothenoylcysteine decarboxylase/phosphopantothenate--cysteine ligase CoaBC has translation MATIKVLENKHIVLGVTGGIAVYKTAMLCSRLVQAGAVVDVVMTQAAREFVTPLTFQALTHRPIYTDMFNLAARQNVIHVSLANAADLLLIAPATANTMAKLANGLADNLLTAVALATPAPLLLAPAMESDMWRHPATQANMEKLRGWGVNVIGPAEGRLASGGRGPGRMVEPEEIMGMARAVLGRQGDLAGQRVVVTAGGTRETIDPVRFVGNHSSGKMGYAVAEVARDRGAIVTLITTANRPRPFGVEVIQLDSAEQMLAAVLDAARQADVLVMAAAVADFRPKTRAGQKIKKKTAGPELSLEMVQTADILAEVAQQKSAGHGPRLTIGFAAETEDLLANAKNKLAAKKLDLMVANDVSATDAGFAADTNRVTLLSADGTIKELPLLSKVEVAEKIFDAVQHLKQNV, from the coding sequence ATGGCAACAATCAAAGTATTGGAAAATAAGCACATTGTGTTGGGCGTTACCGGGGGAATTGCCGTTTACAAAACGGCCATGCTTTGCAGCCGATTGGTGCAAGCCGGGGCCGTGGTAGACGTGGTGATGACGCAAGCGGCGCGAGAATTTGTCACGCCCCTCACCTTCCAGGCCCTCACCCACCGGCCTATTTATACCGATATGTTTAACCTGGCCGCCAGGCAAAACGTTATCCACGTTTCCCTGGCCAATGCCGCCGACTTGCTGCTCATTGCTCCGGCCACGGCCAACACCATGGCCAAGCTGGCCAACGGCCTGGCCGACAATCTGCTTACTGCGGTGGCTCTGGCTACGCCGGCCCCGCTCCTGCTGGCCCCGGCCATGGAAAGCGATATGTGGCGGCATCCGGCTACCCAGGCCAATATGGAAAAACTGCGCGGTTGGGGCGTTAATGTAATTGGCCCGGCTGAAGGACGGCTGGCTTCCGGGGGTAGGGGGCCGGGCCGGATGGTTGAGCCGGAAGAAATTATGGGCATGGCCCGGGCGGTGCTGGGCCGCCAGGGCGACCTGGCCGGGCAGCGGGTGGTGGTGACGGCCGGGGGAACGCGGGAAACCATTGACCCGGTCCGTTTTGTCGGCAATCATTCCAGCGGCAAAATGGGTTACGCCGTAGCCGAAGTGGCCCGCGACCGGGGGGCCATTGTTACGCTTATCACCACCGCCAATCGCCCCCGCCCTTTTGGGGTGGAGGTCATCCAGCTTGATTCAGCCGAACAAATGTTGGCGGCGGTATTGGACGCCGCTCGTCAGGCTGATGTGCTGGTGATGGCCGCGGCCGTGGCCGATTTTCGGCCAAAAACCAGGGCCGGGCAAAAGATAAAAAAGAAAACCGCCGGCCCGGAATTGAGCCTGGAAATGGTCCAAACCGCCGACATTTTGGCCGAAGTGGCTCAACAAAAATCGGCCGGGCATGGCCCCCGGCTGACTATCGGTTTTGCCGCCGAAACAGAGGATTTGCTGGCCAACGCCAAAAACAAACTGGCAGCGAAAAAGCTGGATTTAATGGTGGCCAACGACGTTAGCGCAACCGACGCCGGTTTTGCCGCAGATACCAACCGGGTTACGCTACTGAGCGCCGATGGCACAATTAAGGAATTGCCCTTGTTGAGCAAAGTGGAGGTAGCGGAGAAAATTTTTGATGCGGTGCA
- a CDS encoding type III pantothenate kinase — MLFAIDIGNTNITLGLFQNKTLVYHWRIKTDLDRMADEYGFMVVGLMRHQEVDFKQIKGVVLASVVPPITQLFIKMIKRFFDQTPLVVEAGVKTGIQIRYDSPRDVGADRIVDAAATYKMYGGPACVVDFGTATTFDAISARGEYLGGAIAPGIGIAAEALFSRTSKLPRVDLARPPRAVGTNTVYAMQSGLIFGYVGLVEGMVARFRAELGETMRVIGTGGLAETIAQETNVIEVVNPWLTLQGLQIIWEMNQG, encoded by the coding sequence ATGTTATTCGCCATAGACATTGGCAATACCAACATTACCCTGGGCCTCTTTCAAAATAAAACCCTGGTCTACCATTGGCGCATCAAAACAGACCTTGACCGGATGGCGGATGAATACGGCTTTATGGTTGTTGGGCTGATGCGCCATCAAGAGGTGGATTTTAAACAAATTAAAGGAGTTGTGTTGGCCAGCGTGGTGCCGCCCATTACCCAACTTTTCATCAAAATGATCAAACGATTTTTTGACCAGACGCCCCTGGTGGTGGAAGCAGGCGTTAAAACCGGCATTCAAATCCGTTACGACAGCCCCCGCGACGTGGGAGCCGACCGCATTGTGGATGCCGCGGCCACCTATAAAATGTATGGCGGCCCGGCCTGCGTGGTTGATTTTGGCACCGCTACCACATTTGACGCTATTTCAGCCAGGGGGGAGTATTTGGGTGGAGCGATTGCTCCAGGCATTGGCATTGCCGCCGAGGCGCTCTTTAGCCGCACCTCAAAATTGCCCCGGGTGGACCTGGCGCGCCCCCCGCGCGCGGTGGGGACCAATACGGTTTATGCCATGCAAAGCGGCTTGATCTTTGGTTACGTGGGGTTGGTGGAAGGGATGGTGGCTCGTTTCCGGGCCGAATTGGGCGAAACGATGCGCGTCATCGGCACGGGGGGGCTGGCCGAAACCATTGCTCAGGAAACTAACGTGATTGAGGTGGTCAATCCCTGGCTAACCCTGCAAGGCTTGCAGATAATTTGGGAGATGAATCAAGGGTAG